In Eubalaena glacialis isolate mEubGla1 chromosome 2, mEubGla1.1.hap2.+ XY, whole genome shotgun sequence, a single genomic region encodes these proteins:
- the SELENOS gene encoding selenoprotein S isoform X1, whose product MERDGDQLSTRPALETEGLRFLHVTVGSLLATYGWYIVFSCILLYVVFQKLSTRLRALRQRQLDGAAAALEPDIVVKRQEALAAARLKMQDELNAQVEKHKEKLRQLEEEKRRQKIEMWDSMQEGKSYKGNTRKPQEEDSPGPSTSSVIPKRKSDRKPLRRGGYNPLSGEGGGACSWRPGRRGPSSGG is encoded by the exons ATGGAGCGGGACGGGGATCAGCTGTCCACGCGGCCAGCCCTAGAGACCGAGGGGCTGCGCTTCCTTCACGTCACGG tggGCTCCCTGCTGGCTACCTATGGCTGGTACATCGTCTTCAGCTGCATTCTTCTCTACGTGGTCTTTCAGAAGCTCTCCACCCGGCTGAGGGCCTTGAGGCAGAGGCAGCTGGATGGAGCTGCCGCTGCTCTGG AACCTGATATTGTTGTTAAACGACAGGAGGCTTTAGCAGCTGCTCGTTTGAAAATGCAAGATGAATTAAATGCACAAGTTGAAAAGCATAAGGAGAAACTAAGACAG cttgaagaagaaaaaaggagacagAAGATTGAAATGTGGGATAGCATGCAAGAAGGAAAAAGTTACAAAGGAAATACAAGAAAGCCTCAG GAAGAAGACAGTCCTGGGCCTTCTACTTCATCAGTCATCCCAAAACGAAAATCTGACAGAAAGCCCTTGCGGCGAGGAG GTTACAACCCTTTGTCTGGTGAAGGAGGTGGAGCCTGCTCCTGGAGACCTGGACGCAGAGGTCCAtcgtctggtggatga
- the SELENOS gene encoding selenoprotein S isoform X2, translating to MFVGSLLATYGWYIVFSCILLYVVFQKLSTRLRALRQRQLDGAAAALEPDIVVKRQEALAAARLKMQDELNAQVEKHKEKLRQLEEEKRRQKIEMWDSMQEGKSYKGNTRKPQEEDSPGPSTSSVIPKRKSDRKPLRRGGYNPLSGEGGGACSWRPGRRGPSSGG from the exons ATGTTCG tggGCTCCCTGCTGGCTACCTATGGCTGGTACATCGTCTTCAGCTGCATTCTTCTCTACGTGGTCTTTCAGAAGCTCTCCACCCGGCTGAGGGCCTTGAGGCAGAGGCAGCTGGATGGAGCTGCCGCTGCTCTGG AACCTGATATTGTTGTTAAACGACAGGAGGCTTTAGCAGCTGCTCGTTTGAAAATGCAAGATGAATTAAATGCACAAGTTGAAAAGCATAAGGAGAAACTAAGACAG cttgaagaagaaaaaaggagacagAAGATTGAAATGTGGGATAGCATGCAAGAAGGAAAAAGTTACAAAGGAAATACAAGAAAGCCTCAG GAAGAAGACAGTCCTGGGCCTTCTACTTCATCAGTCATCCCAAAACGAAAATCTGACAGAAAGCCCTTGCGGCGAGGAG GTTACAACCCTTTGTCTGGTGAAGGAGGTGGAGCCTGCTCCTGGAGACCTGGACGCAGAGGTCCAtcgtctggtggatga